The following are from one region of the Prevotella communis genome:
- the porV gene encoding type IX secretion system outer membrane channel protein PorV, with translation MAHADDKNTTFNPVEHAVISQTIAPDARAAGMGDVGVATDPDVNSQYWNLAKYPFCISRAGVALNYTPWLRQLVNDIDLAYVAGYYRIGDYGALSGSLRYFSLGEVYTDAEGLDESMTVKPYEMALDVAYSRMLSETFSLGVGLRWIYSDLRYDYFSEGSKPASAFAADIAMYYNNYMMLGNRECQLGLGATVTNIGSKISFYGDDESQFIPANLRVGASLLVPVDEYNRFTLAFDANKLLVPTVPTMQQYIDKELGGDDTRYNASEYQQYVREQYSDMSSIKGIFTSFSDAPGGFKEELEEIQWSVGAEYVYNDQFSLRAGYHHESESKGNRKYFTVGGGFRMNVFSLDVGYVISTAQTNPLDQTLRFTLAFDMDGLKDLFK, from the coding sequence ATGGCTCATGCCGATGACAAGAACACCACGTTCAATCCGGTGGAACATGCCGTCATATCGCAAACGATTGCCCCTGATGCCCGTGCTGCCGGTATGGGTGATGTGGGTGTGGCTACTGATCCTGATGTCAACTCTCAGTACTGGAACTTGGCAAAATACCCGTTCTGTATTAGTCGTGCTGGTGTAGCGCTCAACTACACACCTTGGTTGCGTCAGTTGGTTAATGATATTGACCTGGCTTATGTGGCAGGATATTATCGTATAGGCGATTATGGCGCATTGTCAGGTTCTCTGCGTTATTTCTCACTTGGTGAGGTGTATACCGATGCGGAGGGACTGGATGAGTCCATGACGGTGAAGCCTTATGAAATGGCACTTGATGTGGCTTATTCTCGTATGCTGAGTGAGACATTCTCTCTGGGTGTAGGATTGCGCTGGATTTATAGTGACCTGCGTTATGATTATTTCAGTGAAGGTTCTAAACCAGCCTCTGCGTTTGCAGCCGATATTGCCATGTATTATAATAACTATATGATGCTTGGCAATCGCGAATGTCAGTTGGGCCTTGGTGCTACTGTTACAAATATCGGTAGTAAGATTTCGTTCTATGGTGACGATGAGAGTCAGTTTATTCCTGCAAACTTGCGTGTAGGTGCTTCATTGTTGGTACCAGTCGACGAATACAACCGCTTCACACTCGCTTTTGATGCCAATAAACTGCTGGTTCCTACGGTTCCCACCATGCAACAGTATATTGATAAGGAGCTCGGTGGCGATGATACGAGATATAATGCTAGTGAGTATCAGCAGTATGTGCGCGAGCAATATAGCGACATGTCGAGTATCAAGGGTATCTTCACCAGTTTCAGTGATGCTCCAGGCGGATTCAAGGAAGAACTTGAGGAGATTCAGTGGAGCGTTGGTGCCGAGTACGTGTACAATGATCAGTTCTCGCTCCGTGCCGGTTATCACCATGAGTCGGAGTCAAAGGGTAATCGAAAGTACTTTACCGTGGGTGGTGGCTTCCGCATGAATGTCTTCTCACTTGATGTGGGCTATGTCATCTCAACGGCTCAGACTAATCCCCTTGATCAGACGCTGCGTTTCACCTTGGCATTTGATATGGATGGTCTGAAAGATCTTTTTAAGTAA
- the ispF gene encoding 2-C-methyl-D-erythritol 2,4-cyclodiphosphate synthase, translating into MMIRVGMGYDVHQLVEGRDLWMGGIKLEHTMGLLGHSDADVLIHAICDAILGAANMRDIGYHFPDTSAETDGMDSKIILKKTIELIASKGYRLGNIDATICAEKPKMNPHIPEMQQCMARVIGCDPDQISIKATTTEKLGFTGRQEGISAYAVALIEKI; encoded by the coding sequence ATGATGATTAGAGTTGGAATGGGCTATGATGTCCATCAGTTGGTAGAAGGCCGCGACCTGTGGATGGGCGGCATTAAGTTGGAACATACTATGGGCTTGTTGGGCCATAGTGATGCCGATGTATTGATTCATGCTATCTGTGATGCCATTCTTGGCGCAGCAAATATGCGTGATATAGGCTATCATTTCCCTGATACTTCTGCTGAAACTGACGGAATGGATAGTAAGATTATCCTCAAGAAAACTATAGAACTCATTGCCTCTAAGGGCTATCGTCTGGGTAATATCGATGCCACGATTTGTGCAGAGAAGCCTAAGATGAACCCGCATATCCCTGAGATGCAGCAGTGTATGGCGCGTGTCATAGGCTGTGACCCGGATCAGATTTCCATAAAGGCTACAACAACAGAGAAACTTGGTTTTACAGGACGGCAAGAAGGCATCTCTGCCTATGCCGTTGCGTTGATTGAAAAGATCTGA